One window of the Spirochaetota bacterium genome contains the following:
- the rplN gene encoding 50S ribosomal protein L14, which translates to MVQLTTYLNVADNTGAKEIMCIKVLPGRKKYATVGDVIIASVKKALPNGIVKKGEVVKAVVVRVKKEIRRPEGSYVRFDDNAAVIIDNFGMPRGTRVFGPVARELRYKNFTKILSLAPEVV; encoded by the coding sequence ATGGTTCAACTTACAACTTATCTTAATGTCGCAGATAATACTGGTGCTAAGGAAATTATGTGTATTAAGGTTCTTCCGGGTAGGAAGAAGTATGCCACCGTCGGAGATGTTATCATCGCTAGTGTTAAGAAAGCGTTACCTAATGGAATAGTCAAGAAAGGTGAAGTTGTGAAAGCAGTTGTTGTAAGGGTCAAAAAAGAGATAAGAAGACCTGAAGGTTCTTATGTTAGGTTTGATGATAACGCTGCAGTGATAATAGACAATTTTGGTATGCCTAGGGGAACGAGAGTCTTCGGTCCTGTTGCGAGAGAGTTAAGGTATAAGAATTTTACTAAAATTCTCTCACTTGCTCCAGAAGTTGTGTAG
- the rplX gene encoding 50S ribosomal protein L24 — protein MAKEKVKTRLKKGDVVIVIAGRDKGKIGEILEIDGDRAYVKGVNMVKKTLRKTKDNPKGGIITTEGKIHLSNIMIYNKKIGKGDRIGVKIVNGKKVRVFKKTGDYIDKI, from the coding sequence ATGGCAAAGGAAAAAGTTAAAACAAGACTAAAGAAAGGAGATGTTGTTATCGTGATAGCTGGTAGAGACAAAGGTAAAATCGGTGAGATATTAGAAATAGATGGAGATAGAGCTTATGTCAAAGGGGTTAATATGGTGAAGAAGACCTTAAGAAAAACCAAAGATAATCCGAAAGGTGGGATAATTACAACTGAAGGTAAGATACACCTTTCAAACATAATGATATACAATAAAAAGATTGGTAAAGGTGATAGGATAGGTGTTAAGATTGTCAATGGCAAAAAAGTTAGAGTTTTCAAAAAAACTGGTGACTATATAGATAAAATCTAG